The following are encoded together in the Legionella adelaidensis genome:
- a CDS encoding inorganic phosphate transporter produces the protein MEQGTFFILFVIFIAFLFDFINGFHDAANSIATIVTTGVLTPTQAVIWAAFFNFIAFLFFHLMVANTIGKDLIDLEIVDVPFLLSALLGAIFWNLLSWYYGIPSSSSHALIGGLAGAALIKAGITSLKPAGFIKVGIGIIISPFLGLFVSLIITFFLKKTLLKQEEEHLKIFKIFQLISSAFLSITHGGNDAQKTMGIIAMVLFSAGWIGAHFYIPFWVVLSCQMVISLGTLAGGWRIVHTMGTKITKLNTFRGCAAEAGAASIIFTATELGIPVSTTQTVTGSIAGVGLVTGTGGIHWPILKVIFLTWLLTVPASALVSALMYVTIR, from the coding sequence ATGGAGCAAGGGACCTTTTTTATTCTATTTGTAATTTTTATTGCTTTTCTTTTTGATTTTATTAATGGATTTCACGATGCCGCGAATTCCATAGCGACTATTGTTACCACAGGTGTACTCACCCCTACCCAAGCAGTAATTTGGGCTGCTTTTTTTAATTTTATCGCATTTTTATTTTTTCATTTGATGGTAGCGAATACTATCGGCAAGGATTTAATCGACCTGGAAATCGTAGACGTCCCTTTTCTTCTTTCTGCTCTTCTAGGGGCGATTTTTTGGAATTTATTAAGTTGGTATTATGGGATACCTTCTAGCTCTTCTCATGCTTTAATTGGAGGCCTGGCTGGAGCCGCACTCATAAAAGCGGGAATAACCAGTTTGAAACCGGCTGGTTTTATTAAAGTTGGCATAGGAATTATTATATCACCTTTTCTAGGGCTATTCGTCAGCTTAATTATCACTTTCTTTTTAAAAAAAACTCTATTAAAGCAAGAGGAAGAACATTTAAAGATTTTCAAAATATTCCAATTAATTTCTTCCGCTTTTTTAAGCATAACGCATGGGGGAAATGATGCGCAAAAAACTATGGGAATTATCGCTATGGTTCTTTTCTCAGCAGGTTGGATAGGCGCTCATTTTTATATACCTTTTTGGGTGGTCTTGTCATGTCAAATGGTTATCAGTCTTGGAACCTTAGCCGGAGGGTGGCGAATTGTGCATACCATGGGCACCAAGATTACAAAATTAAATACCTTTAGGGGCTGTGCAGCAGAGGCTGGGGCAGCAAGCATAATTTTTACTGCTACTGAATTAGGAATACCCGTATCCACTACACAAACAGTAACTGGCTCTATTGCGGGGGTAGGTTTAGTCACCGGAACAGGAGGGATTCATTGGCCCATTTTAAAAGTAATTTTTTTAACCTGGTTACTTACAGTCCCCGCCTCGGCATTAGTTTCTGCCTTAATGTATGTAACTATCCGTTAA
- a CDS encoding amino acid permease, with translation MDLLRKKDVKALCDTETHLLKCLTAFDLTLLGIGAIIGAGIFVLTGIVAATQTGPAIVFSYVMAGLACAFSALSYAELAASIGGCGSAYGYAYAGFGEVIAWIVGWDLLLEYSIAVSAVSVGWSSYFNDLLLAIKVNIPLFLLHGPLDVNPGYLNILALLIVVTLSLLLIMGVKSSSRVNNLMVLIKLSVIFLFIVIACLEVKPTYWTPFAPYGWQGIMEGASLIFFAYVGFDAVSTAAEEAIDPQRSLPIGIIFSLFICTVLYIVVSGLLTGIIPYPELNVASPISHALLKLGYKMAAGLVGVGAIAGLTTVMLVLFYGLSRVFFAMARDGLLPRFFAVTNENTKTPVRIIVLCGMIMATISAFVPIGDLAELVNIGTLFAFMVVCTGVIILHYREPDLPRPFKTPLMPYIPILGILSCAYLIVHLPWLTLLRFVIWMAMGMVIYFSFSIKNSVLCKES, from the coding sequence ATGGACTTGTTACGAAAAAAGGATGTAAAAGCTTTATGTGATACGGAGACGCATTTATTAAAGTGTCTTACAGCGTTTGATCTTACTCTTTTAGGTATTGGCGCTATTATTGGCGCGGGTATTTTCGTACTTACTGGTATTGTTGCTGCAACGCAAACAGGTCCCGCTATTGTCTTTTCCTATGTTATGGCTGGTTTGGCTTGTGCTTTCTCGGCGCTTTCTTATGCAGAATTGGCCGCCTCTATTGGAGGCTGCGGTAGTGCTTATGGATATGCCTATGCCGGCTTTGGAGAGGTTATAGCCTGGATTGTAGGCTGGGATTTATTATTAGAATACTCTATCGCTGTGTCTGCCGTATCGGTGGGTTGGAGTAGTTATTTTAATGATTTGCTTTTAGCTATTAAAGTAAATATTCCTTTGTTCTTGCTGCATGGACCGTTGGATGTTAATCCTGGTTACTTAAATATTTTAGCACTCTTAATTGTTGTTACCTTATCACTGTTGCTGATCATGGGAGTTAAATCCAGCTCGCGAGTTAATAATTTAATGGTGCTTATCAAGTTATCTGTAATTTTTTTATTTATTGTGATTGCTTGTTTAGAAGTTAAGCCTACGTATTGGACTCCTTTTGCTCCCTATGGCTGGCAAGGGATTATGGAAGGAGCTTCTTTAATATTTTTTGCCTATGTAGGGTTTGATGCCGTATCCACTGCCGCAGAAGAGGCCATAGATCCACAACGTTCTTTACCTATTGGGATTATCTTCTCTTTATTTATATGTACGGTTTTGTATATTGTTGTGTCAGGATTGCTGACAGGGATTATTCCTTATCCAGAGCTTAATGTTGCGTCCCCTATAAGCCATGCCTTATTAAAGTTAGGATATAAAATGGCGGCAGGTCTAGTAGGGGTGGGTGCTATAGCGGGTTTAACCACCGTGATGTTAGTCCTTTTTTATGGCTTAAGCCGTGTTTTCTTCGCAATGGCAAGAGATGGTTTATTACCCCGTTTTTTTGCAGTAACTAACGAAAATACAAAAACTCCCGTCAGAATAATTGTGTTATGCGGAATGATTATGGCTACCATATCAGCCTTTGTTCCCATTGGTGATTTAGCGGAATTAGTTAATATAGGAACTTTATTTGCATTTATGGTGGTATGCACAGGAGTCATCATTTTGCATTACCGGGAACCTGACTTACCCAGACCCTTCAAGACGCCTCTGATGCCTTATATACCCATCCTGGGAATACTAAGCTGTGCATACTTAATTGTCCATTTGCCCTGGCTAACTTTGTTGCGTTTTGTTATTTGGATGGCGATGGGCATGGTTATTTATTTTTCTTTTAGTATAAAAAATAGCGTGCTGTGTAAGGAAAGTTAA
- the pagP gene encoding lipid IV(A) palmitoyltransferase PagP: MKKLLLLFSLFYCAPSFSALGCQGWASWFKPACERIHQIFTEGDGEIYLSGYAWHNRFTYSEEKLKTYNEAAWGGGLGKGLYDEKGNWHGVYSFAFLDSHKNVEPIAGYAYLKMFDVTENSKIGAGVSAFVTARPDIFQGIPFPGALPWLSLNYRKTALGITYIPGAQGAGNVLFLILKITM, translated from the coding sequence GTGAAAAAATTACTCCTGTTATTTTCACTATTCTATTGCGCTCCTTCATTTTCTGCTCTCGGCTGCCAAGGCTGGGCTTCCTGGTTCAAACCTGCTTGTGAACGTATTCACCAGATTTTCACTGAAGGAGATGGTGAGATTTATCTTTCCGGTTACGCATGGCATAACCGTTTTACTTACTCCGAAGAAAAATTAAAAACATACAATGAAGCGGCTTGGGGAGGCGGCCTAGGAAAGGGTTTATACGACGAGAAGGGAAATTGGCATGGAGTCTACAGTTTTGCTTTTCTTGACTCTCATAAAAACGTGGAGCCTATTGCGGGTTATGCTTACTTAAAAATGTTTGACGTTACCGAAAACAGTAAAATCGGGGCCGGGGTATCGGCGTTTGTTACTGCGCGCCCCGATATTTTTCAGGGAATTCCATTCCCGGGAGCCTTGCCCTGGCTTTCGTTAAATTATCGAAAAACAGCCTTAGGTATTACTTATATCCCAGGTGCCCAGGGGGCAGGGAATGTTCTTTTTTTAATATTGAAAATAACCATGTAA
- a CDS encoding Mpo1-like protein, producing the protein MMIPFILQAREYAQYHRNPYARYVHMASIILLLLAFMVFFNFIHVFMPGVFEITLTDILVLLVLIYYFRLNWLIALTVTPLFIILLWIANTIGYGGPTVFSIWTFLILLIVGILLHVIGHLMEGRYPSLRTNLWHTLLSPLFLTAEIFFLFGKMSTLREEIHGAGPVVVDVEIVDTHVEKTRGKKKGTRIDDH; encoded by the coding sequence ATGATGATCCCTTTTATTTTGCAAGCTCGTGAGTACGCGCAATATCATAGAAATCCTTATGCTCGTTATGTTCATATGGCAAGCATAATACTTCTTTTGTTAGCTTTTATGGTTTTCTTCAATTTTATTCATGTATTCATGCCCGGTGTTTTTGAAATTACCTTAACTGACATTTTGGTCTTACTCGTTCTTATCTATTATTTCCGACTCAATTGGTTAATTGCCTTAACGGTAACGCCTCTATTTATTATTCTATTATGGATTGCAAACACGATTGGATATGGAGGACCCACGGTCTTTTCTATTTGGACTTTTCTAATACTCTTAATCGTAGGCATACTGTTGCACGTAATAGGACATTTAATGGAAGGACGCTATCCCTCACTTAGAACTAATTTATGGCATACACTTCTCTCTCCGCTTTTTTTAACTGCAGAAATATTTTTCCTTTTTGGTAAGATGTCCACTTTACGAGAAGAAATACATGGTGCAGGGCCGGTGGTGGTAGATGTGGAAATTGTTGACACGCATGTGGAGAAGACTAGAGGGAAAAAGAAGGGTACAAGAATCGACGACCATTAA
- a CDS encoding F0F1 ATP synthase subunit epsilon produces MAITTHLDIVSAEKEIFSGIVEMVVATGELGEVGVIPGHAPLLTLLKPGEVRVTLPGGEQEVYYISGGMLEVQPYNVTVLADAVERAEFLDESAALAAKAKAEAMISSKDSEIDYSVAATELARAVAQIRAIQKVRKKMK; encoded by the coding sequence ATGGCAATAACAACACATTTAGATATTGTTAGCGCTGAGAAGGAAATTTTTTCTGGTATCGTGGAAATGGTAGTGGCTACGGGGGAGTTAGGTGAAGTAGGCGTAATTCCCGGTCATGCTCCATTGTTAACTCTTTTAAAGCCAGGAGAAGTTCGCGTTACTTTGCCTGGCGGTGAACAAGAGGTCTACTATATTTCTGGCGGTATGTTGGAAGTACAACCTTACAACGTAACGGTTCTTGCTGACGCAGTTGAGCGTGCAGAATTTTTAGATGAATCAGCCGCCCTGGCCGCGAAAGCCAAAGCTGAAGCGATGATTAGCAGCAAAGATTCTGAAATTGATTATTCAGTAGCAGCTACAGAACTTGCACGTGCTGTCGCACAGATTAGAGCGATTCAGAAAGTCCGCAAGAAAATGAAGTAA
- the atpD gene encoding F0F1 ATP synthase subunit beta, translating to MSLGTVVQVIGAVVDVEFPRDKVPNINDALKLVDGDLVFEVQQQLGDGIVRTIAMGSSDGLRRGEKALNTGNPIQVPVGKKTLGRIMDVLGRPVDDAGPVDAEEYWSIHRMAPSYEEQAGSQELLETGIKVIDLLCPFAKGGKVGLFGGAGVGKTVNMMELIRNIAIEHSGYSVFAGVGERTREGNDFYHEMKDSNVLDKVSLVYGQMNEPPGNRLRVALTGLTMAEKFRDEGRDVLLFIDNIYRYTLAGVEVSALLGRMPSAVGYQPTLAEEMGMLQERITSTKTGSITSIQAVYVPADDLTDPSPATTFAHLDATVVLSRQIAELGIYPAVDPLDSTSRQLDPLIVGQEHYDTARRVQQTLQRYKELKDIIAILGMDELSEEDKRVVSRARKIQRFLSQPFFVAEVFTGSPGKYVSLKDTIKGFQGILSGEYDDLPEQAFYMVGNIEEAVAKAKTL from the coding sequence GAATATTAATGATGCACTTAAACTGGTAGATGGTGACTTGGTATTTGAAGTGCAGCAACAGTTAGGTGATGGTATTGTCCGTACTATCGCTATGGGAAGTAGTGATGGTTTGCGCCGTGGTGAGAAAGCACTAAATACCGGTAATCCTATTCAAGTACCTGTGGGTAAAAAAACGTTAGGTCGCATTATGGACGTTTTAGGACGTCCGGTTGATGACGCGGGTCCTGTGGACGCGGAAGAATATTGGTCTATTCATAGAATGGCACCTAGCTATGAAGAGCAGGCAGGCAGCCAGGAATTATTAGAAACGGGTATTAAGGTTATTGATTTGCTTTGTCCTTTCGCTAAAGGGGGTAAAGTAGGTTTGTTCGGGGGTGCCGGAGTAGGTAAAACCGTTAACATGATGGAATTAATCCGTAATATTGCGATTGAACATAGCGGATACTCTGTATTTGCCGGTGTGGGCGAGCGTACTCGTGAAGGTAATGACTTCTATCATGAAATGAAAGACTCCAATGTATTGGACAAAGTTTCTCTGGTTTACGGACAAATGAACGAGCCACCAGGCAACCGTTTACGTGTAGCTTTAACTGGCTTGACTATGGCGGAGAAATTCCGTGATGAAGGGCGTGACGTATTGTTATTCATTGACAATATTTATCGTTATACTTTGGCCGGGGTGGAAGTATCTGCTTTATTGGGTCGTATGCCTTCTGCAGTAGGTTATCAACCTACATTGGCTGAAGAAATGGGTATGTTGCAAGAGCGTATTACTTCAACGAAAACGGGATCGATTACTTCTATTCAAGCAGTATACGTACCTGCAGACGACTTAACCGACCCTTCGCCAGCAACTACTTTTGCGCATTTGGACGCCACGGTTGTATTGTCACGACAAATTGCTGAGTTAGGTATTTACCCTGCAGTAGATCCTCTTGATTCAACTTCAAGACAATTAGATCCGCTGATTGTAGGTCAAGAACATTATGATACTGCAAGACGCGTGCAGCAAACCTTGCAACGCTATAAAGAGTTAAAAGATATTATTGCGATTTTAGGAATGGATGAATTATCTGAAGAAGATAAGCGTGTAGTTTCCCGTGCGCGTAAGATTCAACGTTTCTTATCACAACCGTTCTTCGTTGCCGAAGTATTTACTGGTTCTCCTGGTAAGTATGTGTCACTAAAAGATACCATCAAAGGATTCCAGGGAATTCTCTCAGGTGAGTATGATGATCTTCCTGAGCAAGCATTCTATATGGTTGGTAACATTGAAGAAGCGGTTGCCAAAGCGAAAACTCTATGA